Part of the candidate division WOR-3 bacterium genome, GTCAAGATCCCGATATCATAATGATTGGAGAAATAAGAGATGCAGAAACAATGGAGACAGCTTTAAAAGCAGCAGACACTGGACATCTTGTATTTTCAACACTTCATACTCTTAATGCGGCAGAGACAATAAATAGGATAATTACATTCTTTCCTCCTTATCAGCATCAGCATATAAGAGTTCTACTATCGAGTGTCTTAAGAGGTATAATTTCTCTCCGATTGCTTCCTAAAAAAGATGGAACAGGCCGAATTCCTGCTACAGAAATTCTTGTTTCTACTCCAACAATAAGAGAATATTTGCTGGATGAACAAAAGACTCCCTTAATTATGGAAGCTATTAGAGAAGGCACAAAATATGGAATGCACTCTTTTGATCAAAGTGTGATGGATTTATATAGGAATGGGATTGTGGATCTTGAGACTGCTTTAGAGAATGTTAATAATCCAGATGAATTTAAGATGAGACTTAAAGGGATTGAACAGACTTCTAAACGCTGGTAAGAGATGGAGAAAATCCTTATCGCTAATAGAGGAGAGATAGCTCTTAGAATAATAAGGGCGGCAAAGGATTTGGGAATTAAAACCGTTGCAGTTTTTTCAGAACCAGATAAGGATTCACTTCATGTTAGATTCGCGGATGAGGCAGTTTGTATAGGAGATGGCCCACCTACTGAGAGTTATTTGAATATCTCTAGAATAATTGCAGCTGCAGAAATTACTGGAGCAGATGCAATTCATCCCGGATATGGTTTTTTAGCTGAAAATCCTTCTTTTGCAGAAATATGCGAAGAAAATAAATTCATTTTTATTGGTCCTTCTTCAGAAGCTATAAGAAAAATGGGAGATAAGGCTGAGGCTAAAAAATTTATGAAGAGCGCTGGAGTTCCTGTGACTCCCGGAAGTGAGGGGGTTATTGAAAATGTAGAAGAAGCTATTTCAGTTGCGAATGAGATTGGTTATCCTATTCTTATAAAGGCTGTCGCTGGAGGTGGAGGAAGAGGAATGAGATTAGCAAGAAATGAAAAAGAACTCAGAGCAGGTTTTGTAATGGCTCAGTCTGAGTCACAAGCTGCTTTTGGAGACAATAGAGTTTATATAGAGAAGGCAATTGAGAATCCAAGACATATAGAAATCCAAATCCTTGCAGATTCTTATGGAAATGTTATTCATCTTGGAGAAAGGGAATGTTCCATTCAAAGAAGGCATCAAAAATTACTTGAAGAAGCTCCTTCTCCTTTTGTCTCTCCCGAGCTAAGGGAAGAGATGGGCGAAGCGGCAAAGAGAGGGGTAAAAGAATTAGGTTATAGGTCTGCAGGAACTGTTGAATTTATAGTTAACGAGGATGGCTCTTTCTATTTTATGGAAATGAATACAAGAATTCAGGTAGAACATCCTATAACAGAATTGGTGACAGGATTTGACATATTGGCAGAACAGATTAAAATTGCAAATGGTGCTCCTCTTGAGATAAAGGATCAAAGGGAAGTGCAAATTAAAGGCCATGCAATAGAAGTTCGTATTAACGCCGAAGATCCAAAAGCTTCCTTTGCTCCAAGACCAGGAACGATTCATCATCTATATCTTCCAGGAGGAGCAGGGGTAAGAGTGGATTCTCACATCTATGAGGGTTATACAGTTCCCCCTTATTATGACTCTCTTTTGCTTAAATTAATTACCTACGGTAAAGATAGAGAAGAGAGTAGAAGGAGGATGCTTAGAGCTATAGACGAATTTACAATTAGGGGGGTTCCTACTACTGCCCCTCTTTTTAAGGAAATCTTAAATCATCCAGATTTTATTAAGGGAAATATAAATACGAATTTTCTTAAAAAGCTAAAGATATTAGAATAGGATTTTCGACATAGAGGTTAGTTAATTTAATGGCTGTAATTAAATATGCATCAAGAGAAATTGTTTGTAAGATTGTTTATTATGGACCTGGAAGGGCGGGAAAGACTACCAATGTTAAATACATTTTTTCAAAAATTCCAGAGGACAGAAAATCTGATATTATTTCAATGGCAACTAAGCAAGATAGGACATTATTCTTTGACTTTATGCCAGTAGATCTTGGTACTTTTAAAAACTTCAATACAAGGCTACAAGTGTATACGGTTCCAGGACAGGTTATCTATGATTCTACAAGGAAACTGGTTTTAAGAGGAGCTGATGGAGTTGTATTTGTTGCTGATTCTCTTAGAAGTAGAATGGAAGATAATATATGGAGTTGGGAAAATTTGATTGAGAATCTGAAAGAGAATAATATCAATATCGAAGAAATTCCTATAATTATAGAATATAAT contains:
- the accC gene encoding acetyl-CoA carboxylase biotin carboxylase subunit, translating into MEKILIANRGEIALRIIRAAKDLGIKTVAVFSEPDKDSLHVRFADEAVCIGDGPPTESYLNISRIIAAAEITGADAIHPGYGFLAENPSFAEICEENKFIFIGPSSEAIRKMGDKAEAKKFMKSAGVPVTPGSEGVIENVEEAISVANEIGYPILIKAVAGGGGRGMRLARNEKELRAGFVMAQSESQAAFGDNRVYIEKAIENPRHIEIQILADSYGNVIHLGERECSIQRRHQKLLEEAPSPFVSPELREEMGEAAKRGVKELGYRSAGTVEFIVNEDGSFYFMEMNTRIQVEHPITELVTGFDILAEQIKIANGAPLEIKDQREVQIKGHAIEVRINAEDPKASFAPRPGTIHHLYLPGGAGVRVDSHIYEGYTVPPYYDSLLLKLITYGKDREESRRRMLRAIDEFTIRGVPTTAPLFKEILNHPDFIKGNINTNFLKKLKILE
- a CDS encoding Rab family GTPase, coding for MAVIKYASREIVCKIVYYGPGRAGKTTNVKYIFSKIPEDRKSDIISMATKQDRTLFFDFMPVDLGTFKNFNTRLQVYTVPGQVIYDSTRKLVLRGADGVVFVADSLRSRMEDNIWSWENLIENLKENNINIEEIPIIIEYNKRDLEDIASIEELEAQLNPDHYPSFPSIATTGEGIIEVFKAIGVEVLKSVKIKLGEE